ATGTATGtcctcaaataaataaacagaaattTAAATGACGTAAGTTAGGATGCAAAACGAACATAGAGCAAAAATAGAGCCTTGAGTATTTCTTCGCTACTGTGTTCTCTATATTTTGAGTTGGATGCTACTCCAATTTATTAAACgtgtacataaaattttattttagtttcactATGAAAGCTATCTCATcatttttaagtacctaaataattttataagttataGAATACGAAATTTTCTCATCGTCTTTTATTtctgaaagtattttttatgttctaCGCCAGGGCTTTAGGAGTTCAAGATATCATATTAGTAGTAGTTACACAACAAATGGCAAAATTATGACACAATACACTGCACCAGCTTCGCCATAGTACCTAACAAATTTTAAGTCGAGGGCTGATGTCTTAAAGGATATGAAGAATATGATATCGACTGTGGTCTTAAAGAATGGTCAATgatctttattttatgaataattttagcTGAGCTGCTTAGACTGATTTATGGACGCATTCAGGAATTATCCTCAACAGTCAGTGTAAGGGGGTAATGCTGTCAGCTACCAACCACCAACtgctttattgttttatatttatattctaactgcttgattttaactttatattgttttctattcCAGATCACTGGGCCTCCAACTCGCTTCATTTGAAACGAAAGAGAAAGCTGATTCGATAACGACATATTTAACAAACGCAGGTAATTTACTTCTATTTGATTCAAAGTTGTGGttgtagtatatttttaagtaaggTTGTAGAGAGTAAGATAAGTTAAGATGAAGATACATTATttggtatttaaaaatggtgttaaaaagaaaattttatccTATATTTTTCACATGTGTGGGTATGCAAATTGAAATGGCGAGCATGCTATCGtgctacataaataatataataaataaatacaaaatacaatattatatgtgTTTTATATCTGAGTTTattgctaaataaattatcataacatttattattcagtAATCATTacttgctttttaaataaaccaaCAAAACTTTCACTGAGCAATGCAGTTTTAGAAATGTGTAAACATAATGCGAGTATCTCGATGACTTTTTAACGTCACAAAGGCGTAGGAATAAAGTTATTAGAGGTACCCATTGGTTATATgccatttctaaaattattatgatattgtaGTGAAAAATTGGAACAGACTACAGACATTAAACTGTaaagaagtaaaaaaagtaCCGATAGATATATAATGGTTACAAAACAAACGACATTCACCATAACTGTGTAAACCATGCTGTAGAACATCTCGCCAATATAAACATTGTACATAAACGTGCCTGTAATGTTTCAGGGTACAATAAATACGATTTCTGGACATCGGGCAACAACCTCGGCACGGACATGTACCTATGGATGAGCACGGGACTGCCGTTCAACGCGACCTTCAACTACATGAGGAGGATGGCAATAGATGTCCCAGCACCACATTCAGATGACAGTATCGACCCCCTTGATGTCCCCCAGGGCAGCACGGCCCCTCAGCGTACAGCTAGGCATGGGTACGTACGACAGTTTCCTTATAGAGGAAATTTCATTCGCTTTTCATGAGAAGCCTGGATTTTGTTTGTGTCAACATAATATCTATTTGTGCACAGGTTTGTGCACGATTTGAAGTTCGCgatgaattaaataaagaatctcAGCCGTTTGTTGATTTCATAAGATgcttatatacttatattctaACTATAGGAGGAAATCCTATCAATTTAAAAGCTTGTTTTGCAACGTGGGAAAGAATGTTAGGTACTCTCAATTACttttctcattattttataattacagttCGCGCATTTCCCATATCACGCTCCGCTGATAGCGCTAAGTGCTGTAGCTTAGACGTGCATTGTACTTATAAAAACTAGTCTGTATTCCAGAACGGAGCACGTCATGACTAACGGGTGCGTCGCCCTCAAGGCGCCGACCTTCCACTGGGAGCCGCAGCACTGCGGCGAAATCAAAGACTTCATCTGCGAGCAGACGAGATGCTACTACTACAACTACGGCTCCATCCCAGTGTCCTCGGCGCAGGGGTAATGCAGGTGAGATGCCAGCCGTCTCCGGAGGCCCGCTCCCCGAACTACCGTGCGCTCCACATGTCTACTAACTTAGCTCCTCATTTAGGCACCGAGTgactgtaataattttaagttatttctATTTTGGGAAATGTAGTTAGTGTGCTAACATAAATGTGTGCCTCGGTTTGATATAGGAACGCGCGCGGGCCCGCGGGACCCGGCCTCTGCGCCAACCCAACCACCAAACAAGAGCCCTACACCCAGCCGACAACGTTCGGCCTGTCACTCCTCTGTTGAgcaattaatattcaaaatttatgaaaaatcatTTGGTGGGTGGGTGAAGGGGGCTTTGCTTGGTAtctcttgtttttttttattttagaatttgacTAACTTTTTGTGTTTGCCTAATACAAAGTATtgaagtagaaaaaaataacaaaaatggtATTAATGTGACATACCAAGTGACGAAATTAATTTACCGGCCTTAAACAGAATAAACAACCGGAGaatagaattattttcattgcttGGACACGAGCTGGGATCGCTGCTCCAAGTGCGCGGCTGACCGTCCGTTCTACTCGCAGGAAGCCGCTTTCCTTGACGACCACGACAACCGCGCACCCGCTCACATCCTCATCGCCGCCCCCGCCCCGCTCCGAGCACCTGCCCACACACTTCACCCTCAACGACCTCATCGGGAAACTGCGACCATCCTCTTTGGACGGCCTACAGTCACCACACCTGAAGACCGGCGCGTTGCTCAAATCTCCCCCTCAAATAGACTCTCATTATTCGCGAGCGGCGGACGCCCATTCGCACGATCAGGAGCAGAAAGAGGAGCCAACACAAGGACCGTACGCGGACGATGAGGGAATGGTGGGTGATGATCCCGCGGCGTACTTGAGCCAGGATGCGGCGCACGAGGCGGCGAGCGCTGACGAGGCGCCGTCCACAGCCGAGCCGGACGCCACCGAGCACTCCGTCCACGCCAGCGGCATGCTGGCACCCCCCGCCTACTAGCGTGTGGCTCGGCCCGTGGTCGCCATTGCGCCGCACACATTAGCGATTACGTTTCATGACAATTAGGCATTGAGACTAccaaaagtattattttcttaatttagaAATGAGATTAAGGTGCTCGCTTTAGGGACTTTTTGTTGGGGTGTATCTTGCGTCTTGGTTCATCGTTGTCCTTATGTAAATGAGAATTTCAATCGTTAAATCTGTCGAGGGGTTTAACGAGTGATTAAGGTGATTTCGATGATTTATATATGAGGCAATAAGCAATATGAAGACGCTGGCGACTCGCACGATCCGACTTGCCTCCGTCTTCACACGTTGAATATCACAAAATGAATATTCCACGAATATAGTACCTTAACTTCGCTAGGAGAATGTAGACGTGTTAGATCTCTGGTGTTTTCATTACAACCGTAAagtgtattaatttaatttaagaaaattatgcGGATATTTTTCTGGACATATCATTGGAAATAGTGCATTAAGATAGTGTTTATATACGTGACTTAGTTAAGTATATTAAGTTGGAACTCAAGAATTTAAAGAATAGTGATGTAGCGaagttaataaagtttaaactttataaatcatctttcattttattcaatcTAAGTTATTATGTACTGTTATTTTCCTAAATAATCTTTTTAGACAAAACAATTCAGCAGATTTTGGGTAATACCAACGGTCTGTTTGATTGTTTGTTGATAAAATGTCAAATACATAAGGTATAAGATAATATATCGAACATATAGCGTTAAAATTGCATTTCGCAAGTGTTGGAGAGAGAGAGCTAGCTGGCAAATAAACTCAGGCAAATGTATCTAGCTGCTGGTTTATTTGTCAGAAtactgtataatattatatgaaaaaatggaGCAACAGGCCCTaactcataaataaattgtaaattttctaataaaaaagcaCTCACCAGCTGTTGATAACGCCCTCCAATATTGGATAGGACTTCTGGCAAATAACTTCAGGtatttatctagcagttagtttatttgtcagaTATAGCACGGTATTATATCAGAAAGTGCAACAGTCTTTAACTCATTAATAACTAAAATGTACTCACTCTAACTCATAGAAATGtgcattttcttttaataaagaaatactcACCAGCCGTTGATGACGCCCTCGACGTTGAGCATAGGCACGATCTTGAAGACGTACTTTGTGCGCAGCGCGGCGGCCGCAGCGGTGTCGCCGAGTAGGAAGCCCAGCGTGCCGTCCATCACCCAGGATGCGTTGCTCTCCCCTGGGTGCACGCGTGCCGTTAGGAACACTATCTCTCTGTCCTGAAATCAATAATCCGGATTACTGCTGAGCAAAGACGCTATGATATGAAGGGTGAATGTCTCGGTCATGAAATCAATAAGCGAGTGTCAATTTTTCTACAGATAACTCGATAGCTCATGCGTCATAAGAGCTACTATTAAAAAGCAGTTTTTGCATAAACCCCTGTTTGTTTACTGTCGAGTAAAGACACTATAATATTCAATCTTTAGGGTCGTATTATCTTCTTCCTATACCATAACGTTTATTTCTTTGATAGTCGTTATTGCATAAGAAAACacatagaaacaaaataatagtaatggTGATAGCAAGAGCAGTCTTATCCCATGGTCCCTCCATGGGATACGTCTGCTCTTGCTTGATGATTGGGAAAGTCCAATTAATCAACAGGAAAAGAAATCCATCTAACTCAGTAGTCCCTTAATGGGACGTTATGTGTGTACCGTTATGTAGTAAGCTACATGTTCTATTGTACTCGTTTAGCGGCCtaaattttggattttaaaagaaatgagAGATATTTCCCCAGTAATTATTGGAACATATAATTGGTAGTTAGAGTACGTGAGAGCGACAATCCTAAAGACAGTATTTTAGATTAGAAAAGGACAGGCGTAGCAAAATGTATTCAACATGACAACtcctaaaacaaaatctaatcTTACCTGCTAATGAATTGTTAATTAATCTTGTACTGATTAATAAGAGATGAAATCTATATTAAGCTATAGAActcaaaatagtaaaatatgtatttgtatacatACAGCTATAGGGCTCGTCGTATTGTCTTCAGAAGATATGGTGAGCAGAGGTATTTCATTGCTGTTAAGTGAGTAGCACAGCGGCTCCGCGCGGAGGTACACCCCGGCGGGCATCTGCAAGCTCCACTGCAAGATCTTTGCCTGGAAGAGCATAATGAAATTGTAGCTTGGAGATATTTCCTTATGGATGGGTATTAAgggtgttattttaaaatcctaAAGATAGAAAGGCTTGATGcctttgtatatatatatatattttttgcgttTTTACGTTGTTAAATCAGTCATAATcccaataataatattaatctcttttaaaaattaataagagtAATACAGGTGTCAggcaaataaattgtttaatgatccaaaaatttatcataaaacatCTTCGAGTcacagttttaatttaaagcatACCATCATCATAGAGTAGGTATAAGGGAAGTGATATGCGATGTAGCAGACGTCGTTGGTGTGAGGGAACTCGATATTGAAGGTGACGGTGAGGTAGCACTTGTTGTGGTTCTTCTGGTTCGCGTAGTGGTAGCTGTTACGGTAGTAGCAGATGTCCGAACCGGCTCGAATCCACCCTGGAATTGAATGAATGTTATGTGTGTAAATTATGGTATTGTAGCTAAGATTATAAAAGCATAGAAGgttttgtttctatatttttattaaatgtgtaCTATTTATAGCTTATACGCGTGGTAGAagctataaatatacattattagcTTTTCTACCACTTTCAAGCtgttaaatttcttatttagaACGTAATTGGCATTCCAACGAAAACGcctagtttttttatttggtttgtcgacaattgttacaataatgatatatacactaccaacataattataaaaagctaATTGCACAACATCTTAATGACAAACAATACTTGCAGattataaaagtacaaaacaatcctaaaacaaaacacaatatatgaactcaaaactaaacaatattttgacacTAGGCAAGATTAAAAATAGGAGCAGCAGCTAACACTAACAAAAACTTGAGAtgagttttaagtttattctaagttttaattatagtaaacttaaatttaaattcagtgcaattaatcaattataaacttaaatatttatataacttctAATTTTACTGTTACAAATCAGTTTTCATACCTGCTCTTCCATTGGTGGCTTCTCTTACAGAATAAAGGACTGGTTTCATGCCGAAATTGAACTGGCTGTCAGATTTTTCACAGTTCACGATGTTGAAAGTGTAAGATCGTCCCGCCTGCATATTCCGCACTTCGAAGTAAAACCATTGGTGTCTTTTCGTGGAGTTGACATCAGGCATCAGAATAAGTTCGTACTCTCTTGGACCTATCTGGAGTTaatgaaaaagttatttttttgctgAATCCGGAAAAAGAGCAGAAGATAACCTCCTATTTATGATAGTTATGAATATCACTAACGAACATAgctttatcataataaacaatatataacctgtgcacaaaaaatataaccatagtcttacaaaaaaatattcttcgtACATAAACTATTATTCGATGTTGTTATTACCTGAATAGCTTTTCTGAGATTTCCTGATTCGAATCTGGATTCAAAATTCAGTCTTGAAGAAAAGTTATTAAGCTTTGTAATTTCTTGTTCATCTGTGTTTGTTAAGACTGATAAAACATTATCAGAGctgaaaaaaaacatcataTCATATTGTAGTCATGAAtgactataatttaaaaaagttttttttgatGTCTCTTATCGTAAATAGCGTAATCATTTGgtagacaataaataaaaaatatatactaaagaTCGAAAAcgattgttttatatttaccttcTTTGTATGGCAGTTTCTGGATTCAATGAACTGCAAATTTGGTCTAAATCGTACACTATTTCGTTCATATACGCTTCTGGATTTATCGCTCTGTCCACGCAAGATAGTAGTTTTGTTCTGAAATTGATAGATTAAGGAAAGGTACATAGTTAAATCGAGCATctgttaataattatatataaatattgaggCAAATTGGAGCTTATCAAAGAAATCTTAAATTTGCATTTCTTTGTTATAGGTAGATCCTATATTTCAACCTACTCTAGTAATATGTagatttatataggtataaatctACATAAGTCCACAaattcaaatacataaatgtatgAAGTAGATAAACATCATATGAGTGCAAAGATTTCTCGAAATAATTAGCTTTTTTAATCCCTCCTGACcattaatcaataatttaaatgattgtAGCTCTTACCTGCAAGCTGATCGTTCCATTTTATTCAAAGGTTCCGGCTGATTGGAGCCTTGACCACCCATCATGTCAGGATAGGCCACTTTGACAAAAGGCACGACACTTTTTACTCTCGACGATATTGTAGAATATATACTAGCGAAGGAGctgtattttgaaatatctttATGAATCTTTAAAGAGGAACACGATGTCGTCGCTGAAAATATAACGTTGTATTCATAATAAGTGACCAAGATTTTGTAGTCTTTAACAAAACAGATTTGCGTCGTGTAAAAcgatattttctataaatataagtattacttTTGTTTACTATATGATACTCACAAGTGCTTTCGTGGACTTTTTGAGGGTAACAACTTTGGCCTTGTAGAAAAGATGGTGTTGGTGAAGTCATTAAATTATCATAGTCTGTGTTTCCCAAAACGGCAGTGAGAGAAAGGTTGAGGTATGAGGGCCCGATTCTGTTTACAGTTTGCACCTGCCCCTGCGTATGTTGCTGCTGAGATACAAGAAAATCTTCTAATATAGAACCGCGGGAGTTAGATCGacttttaactaattttatctGCTTGTTGTAGGAGCCAAACTCTTTGAAGTAAATGAAATATctgcaataaaaagttaatggAATTATTCAGAGACATGTATGTCTGAAATACGAGGTcatattgtcatttttaacaaatatgttAAAGAACATTTATGcatatacatacttttttaagTCTTCTATTTCTCTCTCATTAGGATTAATCCAAAGTGAGCTTTGTAAACTATCACCACTTTTaatttgaagtttattttcatcatcatttatGTCAGGTTTCATTTCGTTTTCATCAAATTCAATATCAGGAAACTCGTCGACTTCTACGTCCGTATCTGGGCCATCATCATCGTCATCGAGGTCAGAGTTGACAGTCTTTGAATCTGAATTAGCGGCCTCTTCTTCATCTTCATGACAAGGCCATGATGCGTTCGTACCtgtaaataatagtattgtaTTTGTAGTGTAAATATGTACTTGATGGATTTTTGCTTTAGTATTAGCTTGTTATTGCCTACCTTTCAGAATGGGACCAAGATTGAAAGTGGCAGGGCTGGACACCGGAACTGGGAGTGCCTGGTGTTTGAGGCACAGCGTGATAACTGAGCAAACTCGCGCTAGCAATCCGTCAAACTCCGGCTCGTCTGGGCATTGGGAGCAGAATCGGTGCAGCGTTTGCACGTGCTTTTTCGTGCATAGAGATCTACGGCCGGCCTCtggaaaatcaatattattttaatgaatatcaCTTTCTTAGGGTTTGTATTATTCACAGCCTGTAACATTGACTGTTGATCTCTTCAAGACTCTGCATTTTGTAGCAAGTTGTATACtcttacaatatataaaacatactagGATATACAacttaaacaatatattacaaaattttataaatatagtttaattgTAAGCTGCTAATTTCCTGTATCCTAGGAACAGAAATGGCAAAGAAgactaaaatgtatgtaatgtctTTAGAGAAATCTAGTTCAACTTATTTCACATAATAGCACTACAGATCATACGTACTGATATTACAAAGATGCTGCAGAGTCTGTAGTATGTGGGCGCAGATCTTGAGCCTCATGCGGCCCTCGTAGCGGTCCCAGCGGTCGAATACCCTGAGGAGCACGTTACACAGCCCTGTCTTCACGATCTGCATGCAGCACACCTCTGTGTGAGTTACGCACGTGTGATTCATGTGACATTCACGACATTACGAATAAAGGGATTAGAAAGGCTACGTGGGAGTTGCACGCGCGCTTTATGGTTTTGGGCAAAGCTCATATTTGAAAGACTGGTAGCAACGCGACGGAGTTGGAGTAAAGAGTCTCATTATACGTATAAGTTTAATAGTAACTTTcgttttcaaaattgaatctCATCCGTATAAATCAAATGTCCTGAAAATATGTTAGATCACCACCGTTCTAACCTCCttatgtgtttgttttgtgTACATAACATTCGCCGAACATGCAACTGTAATtactaaacaaaaatgtgGTAAACAAACATTGTTTAATCATAAATGCCAACGAGTAGTGACAAGTGCGTGATCTATTGTTTTCGTAATCTataggtaataaattaatcacatTAATGTTTGTTTGCATTGACAGAGAGACATTGAACAGTAAAGagaattgaataatattatcgaCTTAACTATTTTTGCTGAAGTAATCGATAGCGTCAAGGCACAGGCGGAGTCTGGCTGTAGGAATGAAACCCAAGCTTGCTAGCACTCGCTCGTATGTTGCTATTACACCGTCTCGAATTAAAATAGATGTGGTGAcaactgaaatatataaaaatatatttgtaaattagtaTCATTTTCAATCATTCTCAGTTTTCATTTACCAAACTAAATATACCTTCTTACCATTCTTTGCAAGTTGTTTCACGATAACTAATAGGGGAAATATAAGTTTGTTGTCAGTAAAATGTCCCTTTAGAATAAGATGCATCGTCCGTACACATCCAAGCATCCTTATTTTTACAGCAAATTTTggatctaaaaataaaataatctcaatTAACACATCAAGGATAaacacataaattatatagaaaatggTGCTCTTTGATACAAAAGCTACTCATAGAATTAGCGAGTTATGACCTCGTGAGCTAAGCGGAGCCAAAATCCAGATGAGATCTTGCAATATTAATTCTGTCCCAGCGTGGCGTTCACGTTTATCATGCATAGTCGATATCACCTTCTTTATGATTACTTGGGTTCCTTTAATTGCAATACAATCTTGCATGCACTGCTGGCGCGTGAGGTTGTTGGCTGGAAGCAAGAGCTTTGATTAGGTTCCGTACCTCTAGGCGCGAGCGCAGCAAGAATCCAGACGAGGTCTTGCACGATCAGCTCGGTGCTAACGTTCCCGTCGCGTTTACTATGCGTCGCGACCAAAACGCGGATTATCGTCTGACTCCCATTTAGTGCTATGAAGTGTTGCGCACATAACTGCCTTGCCATGTTGTTTGCTGAAATTATCGACATCGACTATTTTCATCTCTATTTTGACTTTAATTACTTTTGCCGAGGCCAAGAAATGTTAAAGAAGCCCTTTTGGGAGATAATGCTATTAGTGCTGATTTTTGTGCCGCCTACAATGTCGACTTTGTTACATCGATTGTCTAATCTATGTGTATGTTAATTTGATTGAACACAACAGCGCAGTGATATGACAATTGAATATACAGTTGCtccaatattacaaattacaagGCTGCATTGTGAAGTTGTCCAATGTCAAGTGAGAGAGCGTCTTAAATGTCAATGGGCTGGTCCGTCGTAGTTGAACAGAAAGGTCGTTTAGCAAAGCGGTAGgagaaaaatgtatatgtgCAAGGATCACGAATATGCCGCATTCTTTTATATCGATTTAAGTGCCAACAAATTGCTTGATATAGAAAATTGAACAATGAACTAAACTGCAATTTTGAATTAGTAAGGTCATGCAAGGCATAGCAAAcgtatttataacaaacaagTTCGTCAATACcaacaagtaataaataagcaaAATCTGCGAATTCATGATctattaaatatcatttatgtCATTGCTATGGCagatattttgtaaacttaagacgaattttaaaagaattttaatggatatattaataactatattttgtaaataaacttgCAGATTTTGCGAATTGCGATCTGACAAACCaattcttaattaataatgcaatttttttacaataagcCTCACTCTTGTTGACATACCCTTTTTTACAAGAGGagctatattttcttttccttttttgttttcCTTCTTCTTGTTTGTCGACGCTTCAATAGGGACTAACCAAAAATCGaatgaatatgaaaattatagttatatgttatattactaCAAAACTATTGACTGTTTcgcattttttatacataatagcCTTGTATGCTCCAACcgattatcattataattttcaaaataaagtcTACTGAcctgatgttttttttcctttactttgttttaaacatAGAGCTTCCCTTAATATTGATGTTATATAGGTTGATGTTGCAGTGTCTCTTGAATTCTAAAATAGATATACACTCTGTCTGTTATTAAGTCTGATCttcttttaataatgttacatCCTGTCAATGAACAGGTGAACTTACTTCCAATATAGAGAGCAGCATCTGTATGGCTCCTGATTGCTTGTTCCATAGCTTGTCGAGTGTACTTTGACGGACATGTTTATCTGTAAATGAgtgacattttttgtattaaatattgttataataaaatctcataGGTACAAAATTGAACATTAATTTGTTGAGACATCGTGACATTTTCGTatcttgataaataaaaataaggtgAAGTTGTAAAAcctttaacaaaaatatattataatatacaaggAAAACAGAATTTATAAACTAAATGTGGTACGATTGATAAACAATGCTCTAGAGGTTtaccaaaaaaatactagaagTAAAACTGGATCCTCCAAGCCCAATATAATTAAAGTCATTGCTTTGAGGTCGTCCAGTCCAGTGGTCTTTACCACTTCATCAATAGCTTTAAAATTCCTTTCAAACGTATTTAACATTGTCGAGTAATTGTccaattaatcaaaataaatcactCATACAGCTTCCTGTCACTGCCTGTGATTAGTGATATCACGAGAGTAAGAGAGATATGGAGGCTAGAGAAGTATGGGATTGCCAAaaccaattaaattatatttatctacgTAACGTAACGTTCTATAGATGTGCTATGTTTGTGCTGAATATTAATGactatctattattataagtaggaCGGAGTAGTGAGTCAGGAGttcaatttcatataaattataagttgaa
This DNA window, taken from Plodia interpunctella isolate USDA-ARS_2022_Savannah chromosome 2, ilPloInte3.2, whole genome shotgun sequence, encodes the following:
- the LOC128674696 gene encoding cytosolic carboxypeptidase 1-like isoform X2; amino-acid sequence: MSVIAATDSSAQTTEELKKPKKKSYRMADESAVDCLFDRLRLHQQRAPDSVEVARAITARINARLTSHDKHVRQSTLDKLWNKQSGAIQMLLSILENSRDTATSTYITSILREALCLKQSKGKKTSVPIEASTNKKKENKKGKENIAPLVKKANNMARQLCAQHFIALNGSQTIIRVLVATHSKRDGNVSTELIVQDLVWILAALAPRDPKFAVKIRMLGCVRTMHLILKGHFTDNKLIFPLLVIVKQLAKNVVTTSILIRDGVIATYERVLASLGFIPTARLRLCLDAIDYFSKNKVCCMQIVKTGLCNVLLRVFDRWDRYEGRMRLKICAHILQTLQHLCNIKAGRRSLCTKKHVQTLHRFCSQCPDEPEFDGLLARVCSVITLCLKHQALPVPVSSPATFNLGPILKGTNASWPCHEDEEEAANSDSKTVNSDLDDDDDGPDTDVEVDEFPDIEFDENEMKPDINDDENKLQIKSGDSLQSSLWINPNEREIEDLKKYFIYFKEFGSYNKQIKLVKSRSNSRGSILEDFLVSQQQHTQGQVQTVNRIGPSYLNLSLTAVLGNTDYDNLMTSPTPSFLQGQSCYPQKVHESTSTTSCSSLKIHKDISKYSSFASIYSTISSRVKSVVPFVKVAYPDMMGGQGSNQPEPLNKMERSACRTKLLSCVDRAINPEAYMNEIVYDLDQICSSLNPETAIQRSSDNVLSVLTNTDEQEITKLNNFSSRLNFESRFESGNLRKAIQIGPREYELILMPDVNSTKRHQWFYFEVRNMQAGRSYTFNIVNCEKSDSQFNFGMKPVLYSVREATNGRAGWIRAGSDICYYRNSYHYANQKNHNKCYLTVTFNIEFPHTNDVCYIAYHFPYTYSMMMAKILQWSLQMPAGVYLRAEPLCYSLNSNEIPLLTISSEDNTTSPIADREIVFLTARVHPGESNASWVMDGTLGFLLGDTAAAAALRTKYVFKIVPMLNVEGVINGCHRCGLTNEDLNRRWCKPNPVLHPSIYHTKGLIEYLVRVWKKPPLVYCDYHGHSRKKNVFFYGCAAAESWCSNDRLLQDEPVKYLMLPALMHRISPAFALGSCSFRVERERESTARVTVWRHLGVTRSYTMEASFCGFDRGPFKGFHLNTQHLQSVGSDFCEALNGLNDTATNVDIQLTKDLNGNIVEISLNGAGVNREIAVDSEPGSGSDSVLKTDSDEDFD
- the LOC128674696 gene encoding cytosolic carboxypeptidase 1-like isoform X10, with product MLLSILENSRDTATSTYITSILREALCLKQSKGKKTSVPIEASTNKKKENKKGKENIAPLVKKANNMARQLCAQHFIALNGSQTIIRVLVATHSKRDGNVSTELIVQDLVWILAALAPRDPKFAVKIRMLGCVRTMHLILKGHFTDNKLIFPLLVIVKQLAKNVVTTSILIRDGVIATYERVLASLGFIPTARLRLCLDAIDYFSKNKVCCMQIVKTGLCNVLLRVFDRWDRYEGRMRLKICAHILQTLQHLCNIKAGRRSLCTKKHVQTLHRFCSQCPDEPEFDGLLARVCSVITLCLKHQALPVPVSSPATFNLGPILKGTNASWPCHEDEEEAANSDSKTVNSDLDDDDDGPDTDVEVDEFPDIEFDENEMKPDINDDENKLQIKSGDSLQSSLWINPNEREIEDLKKYFIYFKEFGSYNKQIKLVKSRSNSRGSILEDFLVSQQQHTQGQVQTVNRIGPSYLNLSLTAVLGNTDYDNLMTSPTPSFLQGQSCYPQKVHESTSTTSCSSLKIHKDISKYSSFASIYSTISSRVKSVVPFVKVAYPDMMGGQGSNQPEPLNKMERSACRTKLLSCVDRAINPEAYMNEIVYDLDQICSSLNPETAIQRSSDNVLSVLTNTDEQEITKLNNFSSRLNFESRFESGNLRKAIQIGPREYELILMPDVNSTKRHQWFYFEVRNMQAGRSYTFNIVNCEKSDSQFNFGMKPVLYSVREATNGRAGWIRAGSDICYYRNSYHYANQKNHNKCYLTVTFNIEFPHTNDVCYIAYHFPYTYSMMMAKILQWSLQMPAGVYLRAEPLCYSLNSNEIPLLTISSEDNTTSPIADREIVFLTARVHPGESNASWVMDGTLGFLLGDTAAAAALRTKYVFKIVPMLNVEGVINGCHRCGLTNEDLNRRWCKPNPVLHPSIYHTKGLIEYLVRVWKKPPLVYCDYHGHSRKKNVFFYGCAAAESWCSNDRLLQDEPVKYLMLPALMHRISPAFALGSCSFRVERERESTARVTVWRHLGVTRSYTMEASFCGFDRGPFKGFHLNTQHLQSVGSDFCEALNGLNDTATNVDIQLTKDLNGNIVEISLNGAGVNREIAVDSEPGSGSDSVLKTDSDEDFD